The following are encoded in a window of Sutcliffiella horikoshii genomic DNA:
- a CDS encoding YqgQ family protein, with amino-acid sequence MKTMFDIRQLLKSYGAFIYTGDKLADLELMEDEIRELYRSGVLDASVFQSAMILLRHEISKLR; translated from the coding sequence ATGAAAACAATGTTTGACATAAGACAACTTTTAAAAAGCTATGGTGCCTTTATCTACACAGGCGACAAATTAGCAGACCTAGAGTTAATGGAAGATGAAATAAGAGAACTCTATCGGTCAGGGGTGCTGGATGCAAGCGTTTTCCAGTCCGCAATGATTTTACTGCGACATGAAATATCTAAATTAAGATAA
- a CDS encoding L-lactate dehydrogenase translates to MRNGISRVALIGTGFVGSSYAFALLNQGVAEELVLIDLNREKSEGDAMDLNHGIAFAPTPTKIWYGDYKDCQDADIVVICAGANQKPGETRLDLVEKNTKIFKSIVDEVMGNGFDGIFLVATNPVDILTYATWKFSGLPKERVIGSGTILDTARFRYVLGDYFQVDARNVHAYIIGEHGDTELPVWSKADIGGKPILELMAKQEKYREEDLNDLFVSVRDAAYQIIERKGATYYGIAMGLVRLTKAILQNENSILTVSAYLDGEYDSKDIYIGVPAIVNRNGIRDILELDLSEKETEQFQHSVKVLSEIKDKVF, encoded by the coding sequence ATGAGAAACGGAATTAGTCGTGTTGCTTTAATAGGAACAGGGTTTGTCGGGTCTAGTTATGCATTTGCCTTATTGAATCAAGGTGTGGCAGAAGAACTTGTATTGATCGATCTGAACAGGGAAAAATCAGAGGGCGATGCAATGGACTTAAATCATGGAATAGCATTTGCGCCAACACCAACAAAAATCTGGTATGGAGATTACAAAGATTGCCAGGATGCAGATATTGTGGTGATTTGTGCAGGTGCCAATCAAAAACCAGGTGAAACTAGATTAGATCTTGTTGAAAAGAATACAAAGATATTTAAAAGCATAGTAGATGAAGTAATGGGGAATGGATTTGACGGCATTTTTCTTGTCGCAACAAATCCGGTGGATATCTTAACTTACGCCACTTGGAAATTCTCAGGGCTGCCTAAAGAGAGGGTAATCGGATCTGGAACCATTCTTGATACGGCAAGATTTCGCTATGTGCTCGGTGATTATTTTCAAGTGGATGCACGCAATGTGCACGCTTATATCATTGGGGAACATGGGGATACGGAACTGCCTGTTTGGAGTAAAGCCGATATTGGCGGAAAACCAATCTTAGAACTGATGGCAAAACAGGAAAAGTACAGAGAGGAAGATCTAAATGATCTTTTTGTCAGCGTAAGAGATGCAGCCTACCAAATTATTGAGAGAAAAGGTGCAACCTATTATGGAATTGCCATGGGGCTTGTGAGGCTGACCAAAGCGATCCTTCAAAATGAAAATTCCATTTTGACTGTTTCTGCCTACTTGGATGGAGAGTATGATAGTAAGGATATTTATATTGGAGTTCCTGCTATCGTCAACCGAAACGGAATTAGAGACATACTTGAACTTGATTTAAGTGAAAAAGAGACAGAGCAGTTTCAACACTCAGTTAAAGTATTATCAGAGATTAAAGATAAAGTATTCTAA
- a CDS encoding rhomboid family protein gives MKQDRLFWQLIQHFVVSKEYRILHISPDQNELWLENLTHKKAPIIRIYRHDLDWSTWLQRDIENASSHVVNFKQQLRKRRLHAYNIYVSSYPPVDDWEFRVEEPFENEKTELHSIVLHEGNTQHTLNKIAQATGDEVSIKEENERDDLGLYQLKQSVLNASSQRDKKERSLFQHGKPLFTYFFIFLHLVMFYLLETNGGSQNSETLVKYGAKYNPAILEGEWWRFFTPIVLHIGFLHLLLNTMAIFYLGSAVERIYGNIRFLAIYLFAGFTGSLASFVFTSSLSAGASGAIFGCFGALLFVGIIHPKMFFRTMGANILVLIGINLAIGFTIPGIDNAGHIGGLIGGFLASAVVHLPRHKKYIQRILGFGVAAVLTFFLLQEGYNAENPTAQIKQAETLVQQEQYEEAYNLLIDFEDREEEFPEVLFYLSYIDIQEGNIEDAKNRLERLTTLQPSFHEAHYNLALVYLELNEIEKASSSIDRAIELDSSVEAYNNLRTEIDGLE, from the coding sequence TTGAAGCAAGATCGCTTATTTTGGCAACTTATTCAGCATTTCGTTGTAAGTAAAGAATATCGGATTTTACATATCTCTCCAGACCAAAACGAACTCTGGTTAGAAAACCTTACCCATAAAAAAGCACCAATTATCAGAATCTATCGACATGATCTGGATTGGAGCACATGGCTTCAGCGTGATATTGAAAATGCATCCAGTCACGTCGTTAATTTCAAGCAACAGTTGAGAAAACGTCGTTTACATGCATACAATATTTATGTTTCATCATACCCACCTGTGGATGACTGGGAATTCAGGGTGGAAGAACCTTTTGAAAATGAAAAAACAGAGCTTCATTCTATCGTGTTGCATGAAGGAAATACACAACATACATTAAACAAGATTGCACAAGCAACTGGGGATGAGGTCTCCATAAAAGAAGAGAATGAACGGGACGATCTAGGTCTATACCAACTCAAACAGAGCGTCCTAAATGCTTCTTCCCAAAGAGATAAAAAGGAAAGGTCCTTATTTCAACATGGAAAACCCCTTTTCACCTACTTTTTTATCTTTTTACATTTAGTGATGTTTTATTTGCTGGAGACAAATGGAGGAAGCCAGAATTCTGAGACATTAGTAAAGTACGGCGCGAAATATAACCCAGCCATCCTGGAAGGGGAGTGGTGGCGTTTCTTTACACCTATTGTCCTCCATATAGGATTTCTTCATTTATTGCTCAACACAATGGCCATATTTTATTTAGGCTCTGCTGTAGAGAGAATTTATGGTAACATCCGTTTTCTAGCTATTTATTTGTTTGCAGGATTTACTGGGTCATTAGCTAGCTTCGTATTTACATCATCGTTATCTGCTGGTGCATCTGGGGCGATATTCGGTTGCTTTGGGGCGCTCCTGTTTGTTGGAATCATTCATCCGAAAATGTTTTTCCGGACAATGGGTGCGAATATTTTAGTATTAATAGGAATAAATTTAGCTATCGGATTCACTATTCCAGGTATTGATAATGCTGGTCATATTGGTGGGTTGATTGGTGGCTTCTTGGCATCAGCCGTTGTGCATCTACCGAGGCATAAAAAATATATCCAACGAATCCTTGGGTTTGGGGTAGCGGCTGTTTTAACATTCTTCCTGCTTCAAGAAGGCTATAATGCAGAGAATCCAACTGCCCAAATAAAACAAGCTGAAACGTTAGTTCAACAGGAGCAATATGAAGAAGCATATAATCTCTTGATTGATTTCGAAGACAGGGAAGAAGAATTTCCAGAGGTACTTTTCTATCTTTCCTATATTGATATCCAAGAAGGCAACATAGAGGATGCGAAAAATAGGTTAGAAAGACTTACTACTCTGCAACCAAGTTTCCATGAAGCACACTATAACTTAGCACTAGTCTATCTAGAGTTAAATGAAATTGAAAAGGCATCAAGTTCTATAGACAGAGCCATTGAACTTGATTCTTCCGTAGAAGCCTATAATAACTTACGCACTGAAATCGATGGGTTAGAATGA
- a CDS encoding ROK family glucokinase codes for MENKWLVGVDLGGTTIKMAFITQYGEIAHKWEIVTNISEKGKYITTDIAKAIDSKLEELGESKSKLKALGMGAPGPVNMATGLIYEAVNLGWENYPLKDLLEVETGLPVVVDNDANLAAIGEMWKGAGEGSKDLICVTLGTGVGGGIITNGEIVHGINGAGGEIGHITVIPEGGAPCNCGKTGCLETIASATGIVRLAKEAMEENPGSKLEELTKQEGLTAKLIFEQAEAQEEISQYVVNKVSFYLGLALANLANAMNPEKIVIGGGVSKAGDKLLNPVRHHFVKYLFPRTKVGVKIAEATLGNDAGVIGAAYLAKTKL; via the coding sequence ATGGAAAACAAATGGTTGGTTGGTGTCGACCTTGGAGGCACAACAATAAAAATGGCGTTCATTACACAATACGGTGAAATTGCACACAAGTGGGAAATCGTCACAAATATAAGTGAAAAAGGGAAATATATCACAACTGATATTGCAAAAGCTATAGACAGCAAACTAGAAGAACTAGGCGAATCAAAGTCTAAACTTAAAGCACTTGGAATGGGAGCACCGGGTCCGGTCAATATGGCAACAGGTTTAATATATGAAGCAGTTAACTTGGGATGGGAGAATTACCCTCTAAAAGATCTGCTGGAAGTAGAAACGGGATTGCCTGTAGTTGTGGACAATGATGCGAATCTTGCTGCAATCGGGGAAATGTGGAAAGGTGCCGGCGAAGGATCTAAAGATCTTATCTGTGTTACCCTCGGAACAGGTGTAGGGGGAGGTATCATCACTAATGGAGAAATTGTCCATGGTATAAACGGAGCTGGTGGAGAAATAGGCCACATCACCGTAATTCCAGAAGGTGGAGCACCATGCAACTGTGGAAAAACAGGCTGTCTGGAAACGATTGCATCTGCTACGGGAATCGTTCGTCTTGCTAAAGAAGCAATGGAAGAAAATCCGGGCAGCAAGTTAGAAGAGTTAACAAAACAAGAAGGGTTGACTGCAAAATTAATTTTTGAACAAGCTGAGGCGCAAGAAGAAATTTCCCAATATGTAGTCAATAAAGTCTCATTTTATTTAGGACTGGCTCTTGCAAACCTTGCAAATGCCATGAACCCTGAGAAAATCGTCATTGGTGGAGGAGTCTCAAAAGCAGGTGACAAATTATTAAATCCTGTTCGTCATCATTTTGTAAAATACTTGTT
- a CDS encoding 5-formyltetrahydrofolate cyclo-ligase yields MKEKSVLRDEMKKKLGGMDRSSHAAKSKDIHDKLFASKEWQHAQAIGVTISRFPEVDTEAIIMRAWEEEKRVAVPKCYPSTKSMEFYFLENLNQLESVYFGLKEPIVKEVELCPKDKLELVLVPGLIFDEEGYRIGFGGGYYDRYLVGYTGSKVSLAFSQQLVKKVPTDYYDIPVHKIVTNEVVYDCTIRK; encoded by the coding sequence ATGAAAGAGAAAAGTGTGTTAAGGGATGAGATGAAAAAAAAACTTGGGGGCATGGACCGTTCAAGCCATGCTGCAAAAAGCAAAGACATTCACGATAAGCTATTTGCTTCAAAAGAATGGCAACATGCACAAGCGATTGGTGTGACGATTTCTCGTTTTCCAGAAGTGGATACAGAAGCCATCATCATGCGCGCATGGGAAGAAGAGAAGAGAGTGGCGGTGCCGAAATGTTATCCAAGCACGAAAAGCATGGAGTTTTATTTCCTAGAAAACCTCAACCAGCTAGAGTCCGTCTACTTCGGTTTAAAAGAACCTATCGTCAAAGAAGTGGAATTATGCCCCAAAGACAAGCTGGAACTAGTGCTGGTTCCTGGTCTTATTTTTGATGAGGAAGGATATAGAATTGGCTTCGGCGGTGGATATTACGACCGTTACCTGGTGGGATACACGGGCTCCAAAGTATCATTGGCATTTTCACAACAGCTCGTTAAAAAAGTCCCGACCGATTATTATGATATACCCGTACATAAAATTGTGACAAATGAGGTCGTGTATGACTGCACTATTAGAAAATGA
- a CDS encoding methyl-accepting chemotaxis protein, which translates to MKQLVIDKNRIKVQVQHYLGKINLGTRLFILFITLMLTSITAVGIVSYTKSKEMTIESMENRLVREVELMGYIAEPLKFTYISDDAYFMQQLEVNIRSQRDTLKEDGISPEFFYITNNEIQPFKVSEGNLPSMTDNMVEWMVNSKEGILKERIDGVEYTITYQEMKELDGIYALILPTKSYLSPVHEMGIFTLMVISVSIILFTCITILFVRTLTKPLSVLREAMREGREGNLLPTKNMKTSIPELVSLNKSYNSMIHNMTQVVKEIKQTTKELEETGTQLGLSAEDSLVSTHQLISSIHMVKEGAMQTASSSETSVQSIKEMKDIIGEMQNNMSRVFSSSNRMDDSAEIGKAHMNTLITTIIKFENDFEELSNTVKNVKDYSVSITGLVVLIKGIAEQTKLLALNATIEAARAGDAGKGFAVVANEVRNLAEQSTSAAEEITSSIGRMEDVTTNAVNEFENMHEKIKDNLHTANLSKVTFDELMAEMEEVSENLNVINGDLKGWQEFLPNLESATDSLLSVSQETSASSEEMLSASENQVGQMEYTNEIGKKLNALSKSLSIITARFQFDKESI; encoded by the coding sequence ATGAAACAACTAGTAATTGATAAAAACAGAATCAAGGTGCAAGTACAACATTACTTAGGAAAAATAAATCTAGGTACTAGACTATTTATTCTTTTTATAACATTGATGTTAACGTCCATCACAGCAGTGGGAATCGTTTCCTATACTAAATCTAAAGAAATGACCATTGAAAGTATGGAAAATCGTCTTGTTAGAGAAGTAGAGCTTATGGGATATATTGCGGAGCCTTTAAAGTTTACATACATAAGTGATGACGCATATTTTATGCAACAGTTAGAGGTGAATATTCGCTCACAAAGGGATACATTGAAAGAGGATGGCATCTCTCCGGAGTTCTTTTACATAACGAATAACGAAATTCAGCCATTCAAGGTAAGTGAAGGTAATCTTCCGTCAATGACTGATAACATGGTGGAATGGATGGTCAACAGCAAAGAAGGGATTTTAAAAGAACGTATTGACGGGGTGGAATATACAATCACCTACCAAGAAATGAAAGAGCTGGATGGAATATATGCTTTAATTCTTCCGACTAAATCTTATTTAAGTCCTGTTCATGAAATGGGTATCTTCACACTAATGGTAATCTCAGTTAGTATTATTCTTTTCACCTGCATCACCATTCTTTTCGTTCGCACCTTAACAAAGCCTTTATCTGTCCTTAGAGAAGCGATGAGAGAAGGAAGAGAAGGAAATCTTCTGCCTACAAAGAATATGAAAACATCCATTCCTGAACTTGTGTCTTTAAACAAAAGCTACAATTCAATGATTCACAACATGACTCAAGTAGTAAAAGAGATAAAGCAAACAACAAAAGAATTAGAAGAGACAGGTACCCAACTAGGACTTTCAGCAGAAGATTCCTTGGTTTCCACTCATCAATTAATAAGTTCTATTCATATGGTAAAAGAAGGGGCTATGCAAACTGCTTCTAGTTCTGAGACCAGTGTTCAAAGTATCAAAGAAATGAAAGACATTATTGGAGAAATGCAAAACAATATGTCTCGGGTATTTTCTAGTTCCAACAGAATGGATGACTCTGCGGAGATAGGAAAAGCACACATGAATACGCTTATAACAACTATTATTAAATTCGAAAACGATTTTGAAGAGCTTTCCAATACAGTGAAAAATGTGAAAGATTATTCCGTTTCGATTACAGGGTTAGTAGTGCTAATAAAAGGAATTGCCGAACAAACAAAGCTATTGGCACTAAATGCAACTATTGAAGCTGCTCGGGCAGGTGATGCTGGAAAAGGATTTGCTGTTGTAGCTAACGAAGTAAGGAATCTTGCCGAACAATCAACTTCTGCCGCAGAGGAGATTACAAGTTCCATCGGGCGTATGGAAGACGTCACTACAAATGCTGTAAATGAATTTGAAAACATGCATGAAAAGATTAAAGATAACTTGCACACTGCAAACCTATCTAAAGTGACTTTTGATGAGTTGATGGCAGAAATGGAAGAAGTGAGCGAGAACCTTAATGTCATTAATGGAGATCTAAAAGGATGGCAAGAGTTTTTACCTAATTTGGAATCTGCTACTGACAGTTTGCTCTCAGTCTCCCAAGAAACTTCCGCAAGTTCAGAAGAAATGCTATCAGCCAGTGAAAATCAAGTAGGACAGATGGAATATACGAACGAAATAGGAAAGAAACTAAATGCCCTATCCAAATCCCTTTCCATCATCACGGCGAGATTTCAGTTTGACAAAGAATCAATATAG
- the rpmG gene encoding 50S ribosomal protein L33 codes for MRVNVTLACTETGDRNYITTKNKRNNPDRLELKKYSPRLKKVTVHRETK; via the coding sequence ATGCGCGTAAACGTAACTTTAGCTTGTACTGAAACTGGTGATCGTAACTATATCACTACTAAAAATAAACGTAACAACCCAGATCGTCTTGAGCTTAAAAAATACAGCCCAAGATTGAAAAAAGTAACTGTACACCGTGAAACGAAATAA
- a CDS encoding sugar phosphate nucleotidyltransferase — protein sequence MKAVILAGGKGTRLLPLTQKLPKPLVPLLNKPVMEYSIELLKEHGITEIIITLQYLSDKIRSYFGDGSQWGVQITYLQESLPLGTAGSVKNAEHLLDEPFLVISGDALTDFDLMAGVRYHMQKHSLFTIFTKEVKKPNKFGIVETDEQGHIRRFVEKPQKEEEFSKVVNTGIYVVDPFVLCMMEKGKAYDFSKDIFPRLIKNGMSLFGYHANGYWKDIGSHEDYRQAQYDMLDKKVRVHIAAEEVLPNLWVGSNVKMEDNVTINRPAYIGNDSYLGDHVVIGKYTIIGKSSKITKDCELSRSIVWDDVTIEHTSPSSIRNVTIAPRYQISEGYKAGTSVKVKNKKNISPVEAG from the coding sequence ATGAAAGCAGTCATATTGGCTGGGGGGAAAGGTACCCGGCTGTTGCCATTAACACAAAAACTCCCAAAACCATTAGTGCCACTGCTAAATAAACCTGTCATGGAATATAGTATTGAACTTTTGAAAGAACATGGAATTACAGAAATCATCATCACCCTTCAATATTTAAGCGATAAAATTAGAAGCTATTTTGGAGATGGTTCCCAATGGGGCGTGCAAATAACTTATTTGCAGGAATCACTTCCGCTTGGGACTGCCGGAAGCGTGAAAAATGCGGAACACCTGCTTGATGAACCGTTTCTCGTTATAAGCGGGGATGCATTGACTGACTTCGATTTGATGGCGGGAGTGCGCTATCATATGCAAAAGCACTCCTTGTTCACTATTTTTACAAAGGAAGTCAAAAAGCCGAATAAGTTCGGAATTGTAGAAACGGATGAACAGGGCCATATCAGGAGATTCGTGGAAAAACCACAGAAAGAAGAGGAGTTCAGTAAGGTTGTAAACACTGGAATTTATGTGGTAGATCCGTTTGTATTATGTATGATGGAAAAAGGAAAAGCGTATGATTTTAGCAAGGACATTTTTCCAAGGCTAATCAAAAACGGCATGAGCCTATTTGGCTACCACGCAAATGGATATTGGAAAGATATTGGCAGCCATGAAGATTACCGGCAGGCCCAATACGACATGCTGGATAAAAAAGTACGTGTCCATATAGCTGCTGAAGAGGTATTGCCTAATTTATGGGTTGGCTCTAATGTTAAAATGGAAGACAATGTGACCATCAACCGGCCGGCATATATCGGTAATGATTCTTATTTGGGAGATCATGTGGTTATTGGCAAGTACACCATCATCGGCAAGAGTTCCAAAATAACAAAAGACTGTGAGTTAAGCAGGAGCATTGTCTGGGATGATGTCACCATTGAGCACACCTCTCCGTCATCTATAAGAAATGTAACCATTGCACCAAGGTATCAAATTAGCGAGGGATATAAAGCAGGTACATCTGTGAAGGTCAAAAATAAAAAGAATATTAGCCCTGTGGAAGCTGGATAA
- a CDS encoding spore germination protein produces MSGNFDEDVGYLKERMAVDKSFDLIFLDLHYAGRKIGMFLVDGFGKDDIMLFLMKFLSDLLPEDLDEKPLDKLLKTYIPYVEIDKTDDLETVVDQVLAGPTVMIVEGLEEAIIIDSRTYPVRGPEEPDMERVVRGSRDGFVETLIFNCALIRRRVRDSSLRMEYLQVGRRSKTDISLCYLDELADPDLVEEIKESLQNIDTDGLPMAEKTLEEFVGGRHWNPYPTVRYTERPDTAAAHLYEGHVLVIVDGSPSVIITPATFWHHLQHAEEYRNKPVVGAYLRLVRFMAVWASIFILPLWFLLATNTQLLPEQLAYIGPTETGEVPLIAQILIIEIGMDMLRMAAIHTPTSLGTALGLVAAILIGDVAVKVGLFVPEIILYLAIAAIGTFSTPSYELSLANRLFRIVLLLLTYMFGVIGFMAGLVILILFLMMMKSYNVPYLWPFIPFNYRGFRDVLIRSPIPLKNRRPTILHPEDPDR; encoded by the coding sequence ATGTCGGGAAACTTCGATGAGGATGTTGGATATTTAAAAGAAAGAATGGCAGTGGATAAAAGTTTTGATTTAATCTTTCTGGATCTCCATTATGCAGGTAGAAAAATAGGGATGTTCCTGGTGGATGGTTTCGGTAAAGATGATATCATGCTATTTTTAATGAAATTTTTGTCCGACCTTTTGCCGGAAGATTTAGATGAAAAACCTCTGGATAAACTTTTAAAGACGTACATACCATACGTAGAAATTGATAAAACAGATGATTTGGAAACCGTTGTAGATCAGGTCCTTGCAGGTCCAACTGTTATGATTGTAGAAGGACTTGAGGAAGCGATTATTATTGACTCAAGAACCTATCCTGTCAGAGGCCCCGAAGAGCCTGACATGGAAAGAGTAGTTCGCGGTTCGAGAGATGGATTCGTAGAGACATTGATTTTCAACTGTGCTTTAATCCGCAGAAGAGTAAGAGACAGTTCACTCAGAATGGAATATTTGCAGGTTGGAAGAAGATCAAAGACAGATATAAGTCTTTGTTACTTGGACGAACTTGCAGATCCTGATCTGGTGGAGGAAATTAAAGAATCATTACAAAATATTGATACAGATGGCCTGCCAATGGCAGAAAAAACACTGGAGGAATTTGTTGGAGGACGTCACTGGAATCCCTATCCTACAGTCAGGTACACAGAAAGGCCAGATACAGCTGCAGCTCATTTATATGAAGGACATGTACTTGTCATAGTGGATGGTTCCCCAAGTGTCATTATAACTCCCGCTACATTTTGGCATCATCTGCAACATGCTGAGGAGTACAGAAACAAACCGGTGGTTGGAGCCTACTTAAGGCTTGTCCGATTTATGGCAGTGTGGGCGTCCATATTTATTTTGCCACTATGGTTTCTGCTGGCAACGAATACACAGTTACTGCCTGAACAATTAGCATATATCGGTCCAACGGAAACGGGAGAAGTCCCGTTGATTGCCCAGATCCTCATCATTGAAATAGGGATGGATATGCTCCGAATGGCAGCCATTCATACGCCAACATCTTTAGGTACCGCTCTTGGACTTGTGGCAGCAATTCTCATTGGGGATGTGGCGGTAAAAGTGGGGCTCTTTGTACCAGAGATAATCCTTTACCTTGCCATTGCAGCAATTGGTACGTTCTCGACCCCAAGTTATGAACTCAGTTTGGCAAATAGGTTATTTAGGATTGTACTGCTCCTATTGACGTACATGTTTGGAGTCATTGGATTTATGGCAGGGCTCGTGATACTCATTCTCTTCCTGATGATGATGAAGTCCTACAATGTTCCGTACTTGTGGCCGTTTATCCCATTCAATTACAGAGGGTTCAGAGATGTGTTAATACGTTCTCCAATTCCTTTGAAAAACAGAAGACCGACAATTCTCCACCCGGAAGACCCGGACAGATAA
- a CDS encoding DUF92 domain-containing protein, producing MTALLENDILLIIGIIVLAWGGYKLKALAASGAFGTFFVGIFIALGFKGYGLLLIGLFFVTSSLWSKYNRKQKKNMTDMHEKGSQRDIVQVFANGGVPALVGMSAYIFPADYWIYGFVVAIAVANSDTWASEIGSLSKKRPFSIIKMETVEAGTSGAISVLGTLAALAGATLISVAASFLWSEIHITIALFLAAMGVVGCFIDTFLGATVQSAYRCKVCGKHVEKKEHCKVPTQLVKGNEWVNNDVVNIASIFIASVITILLLM from the coding sequence ATGACTGCACTATTAGAAAATGACATTCTATTAATAATCGGGATTATTGTGTTGGCTTGGGGAGGATACAAATTAAAGGCTTTGGCTGCTTCTGGAGCCTTTGGTACCTTCTTTGTTGGAATATTTATTGCTTTAGGTTTTAAAGGATATGGTCTCTTATTGATTGGACTGTTCTTTGTGACATCTAGTTTATGGAGTAAATACAACCGTAAGCAGAAAAAAAACATGACAGATATGCATGAAAAAGGTTCGCAACGGGATATCGTGCAAGTCTTTGCTAATGGTGGTGTGCCTGCACTAGTGGGAATGTCGGCGTACATATTTCCTGCAGACTATTGGATATACGGCTTTGTCGTTGCCATTGCTGTCGCGAACTCCGATACTTGGGCATCGGAAATAGGGTCACTAAGTAAGAAACGGCCGTTCTCCATCATAAAAATGGAAACAGTGGAAGCAGGGACTTCCGGGGCTATTTCTGTATTAGGAACCCTAGCAGCATTAGCTGGCGCTACGTTAATTAGTGTTGCTGCCTCCTTTTTATGGAGTGAAATACATATCACGATAGCCCTCTTCCTTGCTGCAATGGGAGTGGTTGGCTGCTTTATTGACACGTTTCTTGGGGCAACGGTTCAATCTGCTTACCGTTGTAAAGTATGCGGAAAACACGTGGAAAAGAAAGAACACTGTAAAGTACCAACACAATTAGTAAAAGGGAATGAGTGGGTGAATAATGATGTGGTCAACATCGCATCTATATTCATCGCAAGTGTCATCACAATCTTGCTTCTAATGTAA